In a single window of the Flavobacterium sp. W4I14 genome:
- a CDS encoding hypothetical protein (product_source=Hypo-rule applied; cleavage_site_network=SignalP-noTM; pfam=PF13402,PF17291; smart=SM01276) produces the protein MKSLLSLALVTTGLSTFAQDPATIVITPQHTLSKSDTVFRKAIAKWSDETLKSTNYKNIKAQPSAEFFPGSVKTGFQFINKTISIEHKKMADSLVSIVSTLGYSGYDNATMYSTGLYAKAGEYIEIDVPKNTNVNELEVQIGAHSDRLNYWVAGKEDWRRMPIITKKQQLVIGKNRLASPFGGLIYINIKPKSESRKIDFKISHAVAAPLFVLGKSTQSDWEDQLKNNKAPWGEMATENVILTLPDSVLQTIKNPEEVLKLWDLVVLGELDLANMPAPFYRAQRMVPDEHIGGGYMHSGYPIMIHHSPSRKMLSNEIMANPELLMKPSKGGANWGFFHEIGHNMQNLNWVFGGTTEVSNNFFSIYMFDRLMGGRDDSHTGVSSANTQKMMKKYFAEGASYEKWKGDAFLGLIMFRQMQEGFGWESFKAFFKEYQKIGPSIGRLNDQQKRDLWVKTYSNVVKRNLAPFFNTWGVGISEETQKELSVLRAWKPYNFPPVN, from the coding sequence ATGAAATCACTATTATCCCTTGCATTAGTAACAACAGGCTTAAGCACCTTTGCACAAGATCCGGCAACAATTGTCATTACACCACAACACACCCTTTCAAAAAGCGACACGGTTTTTAGAAAGGCCATTGCAAAATGGAGCGATGAAACTTTAAAAAGTACCAATTATAAGAATATCAAAGCACAACCATCGGCTGAGTTTTTTCCGGGTTCAGTAAAGACGGGTTTTCAGTTTATAAATAAAACGATAAGCATTGAGCATAAAAAAATGGCTGATAGTTTAGTGTCTATCGTATCAACCTTAGGGTATTCAGGTTACGATAATGCGACCATGTACAGTACAGGTTTATATGCAAAAGCTGGTGAGTATATTGAAATTGATGTGCCTAAAAACACTAATGTAAATGAACTTGAAGTTCAGATCGGTGCACATAGCGACCGCTTGAATTATTGGGTTGCAGGCAAGGAAGATTGGCGCAGGATGCCGATTATAACCAAGAAACAGCAATTGGTAATTGGTAAAAACAGATTAGCGTCGCCTTTCGGTGGACTGATTTACATTAATATTAAACCTAAGTCCGAAAGTAGAAAAATTGATTTCAAAATTAGCCATGCTGTTGCAGCCCCACTTTTTGTGTTGGGCAAAAGCACGCAAAGTGATTGGGAGGATCAACTAAAAAACAATAAAGCACCTTGGGGAGAGATGGCTACAGAAAATGTGATTTTAACTTTGCCTGATAGTGTATTGCAAACCATCAAAAATCCCGAAGAAGTATTAAAACTATGGGATTTAGTTGTACTTGGAGAATTAGACCTGGCCAATATGCCAGCGCCATTTTATAGGGCTCAACGGATGGTGCCGGATGAACATATTGGCGGGGGATACATGCACAGTGGTTATCCGATCATGATCCACCATTCGCCATCGAGAAAGATGCTCTCGAACGAAATTATGGCCAACCCTGAGTTATTGATGAAACCAAGTAAGGGAGGCGCAAATTGGGGCTTTTTCCACGAAATTGGCCATAATATGCAGAATTTGAATTGGGTTTTTGGTGGCACTACCGAAGTGAGCAATAACTTCTTTTCAATCTATATGTTCGATAGGTTAATGGGCGGACGGGACGATTCACATACTGGTGTATCAAGTGCAAATACGCAAAAGATGATGAAAAAATATTTTGCCGAAGGTGCGAGTTATGAAAAATGGAAAGGTGATGCATTTTTAGGGCTGATCATGTTCCGCCAGATGCAGGAAGGTTTTGGATGGGAAAGTTTTAAAGCGTTTTTTAAAGAATACCAAAAAATCGGACCAAGTATAGGCAGGTTAAACGATCAGCAAAAACGCGATTTATGGGTGAAAACGTATTCTAATGTGGTAAAAAGAAATTTAGCTCCATTTTTTAATACCTGGGGCGTAGGCATAAGCGAAGAAACACAGAAAGAACTGAGCGTGCTTCGTGCATGGAAACCTTATAATTTTCCTCCGGTAAACTAA
- a CDS encoding siderophore synthetase component (product_source=COG4264; cog=COG4264; pfam=PF04183,PF06276; superfamily=101215) yields the protein MNYNNFNHIKPLDKEIWDKVNRNYIAKSIVELMHEKLAEPTLINTDEQGNSDFHLATDSKDIYYTFSGQQRALDYLHIDKQSIKKFINGESVAVNNAPAFYTELQETFGIKPFTLAHFVEETLNTLYADAYIHQKGRLTADELANADYQTIEHQMDGHPWATINKGRIGFNHSDQGKYAPEAAQRIQLAWLAVHKTRAEFKSIESISSFSFYNEELSLKQVHDFNQVLIQQQLPPEEYFFIPVHEWQWNNKIVLQLAHDIAHQLIVPVGLGNDEYMCQNSIRTFFNVSEPKKHYVKTAISILNTSIFRGLSPKKLAIAPKVTQWAKDMLQGDEYLKQTRVVLLGEVATVAYTHPQYSEIPDSPYQYQEFLGAIWRESAENYLLEGENIMTMASLLYVDDNGKSMVEALIEKSGLNAESWLNAYLVAYLKPVLRIFYKHAFFFSPHGENTILVMKNGVPERIIIKDFVEEIVLTEESKAKLPNDLVDILREINDELAPLFILSGIFDAVFRYLGNIFHSYVGLDEKQFWRQVADVILEFQQENPELAPKFEKFDLFVPEFIRVCINRVRLLTHGYSESTDVPVPELIGTLVNPAAEALKEDILA from the coding sequence ATGAATTACAATAACTTCAATCACATAAAACCCCTAGATAAAGAAATCTGGGATAAAGTAAACCGCAATTATATTGCAAAATCGATCGTAGAGTTGATGCACGAAAAATTAGCCGAACCAACGCTGATCAATACAGATGAACAAGGAAATTCTGATTTCCATCTCGCTACAGACTCTAAAGACATTTATTATACCTTCTCTGGTCAGCAACGTGCTTTAGATTACCTACATATAGATAAACAGAGCATCAAAAAATTTATAAATGGCGAAAGTGTAGCCGTAAACAACGCTCCTGCTTTTTATACCGAACTGCAGGAAACTTTCGGCATTAAACCATTTACTTTGGCCCATTTTGTTGAAGAAACCCTAAATACCTTATACGCCGATGCTTACATTCATCAAAAAGGCAGGTTAACCGCTGATGAATTAGCCAATGCTGATTACCAAACCATTGAACATCAAATGGATGGACATCCCTGGGCTACCATCAACAAAGGACGGATCGGCTTTAACCATAGCGATCAAGGCAAATACGCGCCAGAAGCTGCTCAAAGAATCCAACTGGCTTGGTTAGCGGTACATAAAACAAGGGCAGAATTTAAAAGTATCGAAAGTATTTCTTCTTTTTCTTTTTATAATGAAGAACTCAGCTTAAAACAGGTTCACGATTTTAATCAGGTATTAATCCAGCAGCAGTTACCACCTGAAGAGTATTTTTTCATCCCTGTGCACGAATGGCAATGGAACAATAAAATCGTATTACAGCTTGCACACGATATTGCCCATCAATTGATTGTTCCTGTAGGCCTTGGAAATGATGAATACATGTGCCAAAACAGTATCCGTACCTTCTTTAATGTGAGTGAGCCTAAAAAACATTATGTAAAAACAGCTATTTCTATTTTAAACACCTCCATTTTCAGGGGACTTTCACCTAAAAAGCTGGCTATTGCACCAAAAGTAACCCAGTGGGCAAAAGACATGCTTCAGGGCGATGAGTATCTAAAACAGACCCGTGTGGTACTTTTGGGCGAAGTGGCTACAGTGGCCTATACCCATCCACAATACAGTGAAATTCCGGATTCTCCATATCAATATCAGGAATTTTTAGGGGCCATTTGGCGCGAAAGTGCCGAAAACTATTTGCTGGAAGGTGAAAACATCATGACCATGGCGAGTCTGCTTTATGTAGATGACAACGGAAAAAGCATGGTTGAGGCGCTGATAGAAAAATCTGGCCTAAATGCAGAAAGCTGGTTAAATGCCTATTTGGTTGCTTATTTAAAACCAGTGTTAAGGATTTTTTACAAACATGCTTTTTTCTTTAGTCCGCATGGCGAAAACACCATTTTAGTAATGAAAAACGGCGTACCAGAGCGCATTATTATTAAAGATTTTGTTGAAGAAATTGTATTAACAGAAGAATCGAAAGCAAAATTACCGAATGATCTGGTAGATATTCTAAGGGAAATTAATGATGAGCTGGCACCTTTATTTATCCTCTCAGGGATATTTGATGCCGTTTTCAGATACCTCGGCAACATTTTCCATAGCTACGTAGGCTTGGATGAAAAACAGTTCTGGCGTCAGGTGGCTGATGTGATTTTAGAATTTCAACAGGAAAACCCAGAATTGGCTCCAAAATTCGAAAAATTCGACCTATTTGTGCCCGAATTTATCAGAGTATGTATTAACCGCGTGAGATTGTTAACCCACGGTTATAGCGAAAGCACTGATGTCCCGGTTCCGGAGCTGATTGGTACATTGGTTAATCCAGCAGCAGAGGCTTTGAAGGAAGATATCCTAGCTTAA
- a CDS encoding murein DD-endopeptidase MepM/ murein hydrolase activator NlpD (product_source=COG0739; cath_funfam=2.70.70.10; cog=COG0739; pfam=PF01551; superfamily=51261) has translation MRALLFIFLSTLLFETPTIEKDRDRWKPYYTDTTPAKTADNWFLPFDVTNRKRINNIKIISIFGDHRDSYVKGHIHTAIDINPAQPKAKLVNVYAMANGIVCSVHLGENQRTVVLKHRLPSGLTMFTTYKHLKEVYVSNGQNVDQNTKLARLFTPQESKKYGGDYHHLHLEIRKKFDDYGCASWLTFNNKQLNERFYNPQAFIKEHIK, from the coding sequence ATGAGAGCCCTATTATTTATCTTTTTATCAACACTTTTATTCGAAACCCCAACGATTGAAAAAGATCGTGATCGCTGGAAACCATATTATACCGATACTACACCAGCAAAAACAGCCGATAACTGGTTTCTTCCTTTTGACGTAACTAACCGTAAGAGAATAAACAACATTAAAATCATCAGCATTTTTGGCGATCATAGAGATAGTTATGTTAAAGGCCACATCCACACGGCTATTGATATTAATCCTGCACAACCTAAAGCGAAACTGGTTAATGTTTACGCCATGGCCAATGGAATAGTCTGCTCTGTGCATTTGGGTGAAAACCAACGTACAGTTGTGCTAAAACATAGACTTCCGAGTGGATTAACCATGTTTACCACTTACAAACACCTTAAAGAAGTTTATGTAAGCAATGGCCAGAATGTTGATCAAAATACTAAACTCGCCAGGTTATTTACGCCTCAGGAAAGTAAAAAGTATGGGGGCGATTACCATCACCTTCATTTAGAGATCAGAAAAAAATTTGATGACTATGGCTGTGCAAGCTGGCTAACTTTTAATAATAAACAACTGAACGAACGGTTTTATAACCCTCAGGCATTTATAAAAGAACATATCAAATAG
- a CDS encoding beta-galactosidase (product_source=KO:K01190; cath_funfam=2.60.120.260,2.60.40.10,2.70.98.10,3.20.20.80; cleavage_site_network=SignalP-noTM; cog=COG3250; ko=KO:K01190; pfam=PF00703,PF02836,PF02837,PF02929,PF16353; smart=SM01038; superfamily=49303,49785,51445,74650) → MKRKLTILLTSLFIAGQISAQDLPSELQTPEVVSVNRLPMRASAFAFENQDLASKRAKEKSAYFLSLNGSWKFNWVKDPRKRPTDFYKVDFDDKGWDNFKVPANWEVNGYGLPIYVNQPYEFAGRQLTGARMNPPFDIPADNNPVGSYRKKINIPANWSGREVFISLGAVKSAFYIWVNGKKVGYSEDSKLAAEFDITKYVKPGENTIALQVYRWSDGSYLECQDMWRISGIEREVYLYSTPKLDIRDFKVIGNLDATYTNGLLNVDLAVENYKIDQRTNHSRPDSFYVALDLVDAKGTHVWKDATTIQKVLGNYKTDLSFKTQISNVKNWSAEIPYLYTLYITLKDKNNKIIEVIPQRVGFRSVEIKGSDLLVNGKRVFLKGVNRHEHNATQGHTLTHADMEKDMEMMKKLNVNAVRHSHYPPDPYWMELCDEYGLYVIDEANIESHGRYYSLETTFANDKQWRIPHLERITRMYERDKNHASVITWSLGNEAGNGVNFYEAYQWLKGKDFRPVQYERAESDFNTDMIVPQYPSPNYLPRYSKQDKETRPFIMSEYAHIMGNSLGNFKEYWDAIENNPKLQGGFVWEWIDQAIDTVKNGKRIMAYGGDFPLSGPVDENFSDNDFCVKGVVTAYRGMTPMAVELKKVHQYIKTTFNGTNQINVNNSYFFKDISNVQLNWELVEDGQVIQSGVVNNLNVGARQTQLLSLPFKTNYAAGKEYFLNVRYCLKTAEPFLERGYEIAYEQIALAGAPKPNVYNSNKKSLKVEQTPEKAVVKGSDFTITFDLTKGMLTSYVSKGQELLASGLQPGFYRAPTDNDIGAGLNTKLRMWRNVYQDNSAGNIKSTVSSTVDGFTLTIKSSLLKGDAETTQEFSVYADGTVKVNNQFKAVTGNYKSLMRIGNDLQLKNDYSNIQWYGRGPGENYVDRKTASLIGTYKSTVADQYFPYARPQESGNKTDVRWVAFTNKAGKGLRFEFADQLLSFNALPYSVEDLDPEAEKKQYHSGELVKRNQIYVHMDMQQLGVQGIDSWGSMPLIQYQIPFKDYQYSYYIKPIK, encoded by the coding sequence ATGAAGCGAAAATTAACCATTTTACTTACATCATTATTTATTGCTGGGCAAATCAGCGCACAGGATCTGCCCTCCGAACTGCAAACCCCCGAAGTGGTTTCGGTAAACCGTTTACCTATGCGGGCATCGGCTTTTGCTTTCGAAAATCAAGATTTAGCATCTAAAAGAGCTAAAGAAAAATCAGCATATTTTTTATCACTAAATGGTTCCTGGAAGTTTAACTGGGTAAAAGACCCACGTAAAAGACCTACAGATTTTTATAAAGTAGATTTTGATGATAAGGGCTGGGATAATTTTAAAGTACCAGCCAACTGGGAAGTGAATGGTTATGGGCTTCCAATTTACGTAAACCAACCATACGAATTTGCTGGCCGGCAATTAACCGGAGCCAGAATGAACCCTCCATTTGATATTCCTGCTGATAATAATCCGGTAGGTTCGTACCGGAAGAAAATCAATATTCCGGCTAACTGGAGTGGTAGAGAGGTGTTTATTAGCTTAGGCGCGGTTAAATCTGCTTTTTATATCTGGGTAAATGGTAAAAAAGTAGGATATAGTGAAGATAGTAAACTGGCAGCTGAATTTGATATTACTAAATATGTTAAGCCAGGCGAAAATACCATAGCACTACAAGTTTACAGATGGAGCGATGGCTCCTATTTAGAATGCCAGGATATGTGGCGCATATCGGGAATAGAGCGCGAAGTTTACTTATATTCAACGCCAAAATTAGATATCCGCGATTTTAAAGTTATAGGGAATCTAGATGCTACTTACACCAACGGATTACTAAATGTAGATTTAGCGGTAGAAAATTATAAAATCGATCAACGCACCAACCATAGCCGCCCAGATAGTTTTTACGTAGCGCTCGATTTAGTTGATGCCAAAGGAACTCATGTTTGGAAAGATGCTACCACAATCCAAAAAGTGCTGGGCAATTATAAAACCGATCTTTCTTTTAAAACACAGATCAGTAATGTGAAAAACTGGTCGGCAGAAATTCCTTATTTATATACGCTTTACATCACTTTAAAAGATAAAAATAATAAAATAATCGAGGTAATTCCACAACGCGTGGGCTTCCGTTCTGTAGAAATTAAAGGAAGCGATTTATTGGTTAATGGTAAACGTGTATTTTTAAAAGGTGTAAACAGGCACGAACATAATGCCACTCAGGGCCATACTTTAACCCACGCCGATATGGAAAAAGATATGGAAATGATGAAAAAACTGAATGTAAATGCAGTTCGTCATTCTCATTATCCGCCAGATCCATATTGGATGGAACTCTGTGATGAGTACGGTTTGTACGTAATCGATGAAGCCAATATCGAATCACACGGCCGTTATTATAGTTTGGAAACTACATTTGCCAACGATAAACAATGGCGTATTCCTCATCTTGAGCGCATTACCAGAATGTACGAGCGTGACAAAAACCATGCATCGGTAATTACCTGGTCATTAGGTAACGAAGCTGGTAACGGTGTTAACTTTTACGAGGCTTACCAATGGCTTAAAGGAAAAGATTTCCGCCCGGTGCAGTACGAAAGGGCTGAGAGCGATTTCAATACCGATATGATTGTTCCGCAATATCCTTCGCCAAATTATCTGCCGCGCTATTCGAAACAAGATAAAGAAACACGTCCCTTTATTATGAGCGAGTATGCTCACATTATGGGCAACAGTTTGGGTAATTTTAAAGAATATTGGGATGCCATTGAGAACAACCCTAAACTACAGGGTGGTTTTGTTTGGGAGTGGATAGATCAGGCAATCGATACCGTTAAAAATGGTAAACGCATCATGGCTTATGGTGGCGATTTTCCGCTAAGTGGCCCGGTTGACGAAAACTTTAGCGATAACGATTTCTGTGTAAAAGGAGTGGTTACCGCCTACCGTGGTATGACGCCAATGGCAGTAGAATTAAAAAAAGTACATCAGTATATCAAAACTACTTTTAACGGTACCAACCAGATCAACGTAAACAACAGCTATTTCTTTAAAGATATTAGCAATGTGCAGCTAAACTGGGAACTGGTAGAAGATGGGCAAGTGATTCAAAGTGGTGTGGTCAATAACCTTAACGTTGGCGCACGTCAAACACAGCTGTTAAGCTTACCATTTAAAACAAATTATGCCGCAGGGAAAGAATATTTCTTAAACGTTCGCTATTGCTTAAAAACAGCTGAACCATTTTTAGAAAGAGGTTACGAAATTGCTTACGAGCAGATTGCATTGGCCGGAGCGCCAAAGCCCAATGTTTATAATAGTAACAAGAAATCTTTAAAGGTTGAGCAAACTCCAGAAAAAGCAGTGGTTAAAGGAAGTGATTTTACCATCACTTTCGATTTAACTAAAGGAATGTTAACAAGCTATGTTTCTAAAGGACAAGAATTATTGGCTTCAGGTTTACAACCAGGCTTTTACCGTGCACCAACCGACAACGATATCGGTGCAGGCTTAAACACCAAATTACGCATGTGGCGTAATGTGTATCAGGATAACAGTGCAGGCAATATTAAATCAACTGTAAGTTCAACGGTTGATGGCTTTACCCTAACCATTAAATCGTCTTTACTTAAAGGTGATGCCGAAACCACACAAGAATTTAGTGTATATGCTGATGGTACTGTAAAAGTAAATAATCAATTTAAAGCTGTAACAGGCAACTACAAAAGTTTAATGCGTATCGGTAACGATCTGCAGCTGAAAAATGATTACAGCAATATTCAATGGTATGGCCGTGGTCCGGGAGAAAATTATGTAGATAGAAAAACAGCTTCATTAATCGGTACTTATAAATCAACGGTTGCAGATCAGTATTTCCCTTATGCACGTCCACAGGAAAGTGGTAATAAAACCGACGTGCGTTGGGTAGCTTTTACCAATAAAGCCGGTAAGGGCTTACGTTTCGAATTTGCCGATCAGTTATTGAGTTTTAATGCATTGCCATATTCGGTAGAAGATTTAGATCCAGAGGCCGAGAAAAAACAATATCACTCTGGCGAACTGGTAAAACGCAATCAGATTTATGTGCACATGGATATGCAGCAATTGGGTGTTCAGGGGATCGATAGCTGGGGTTCTATGCCATTAATCCAATACCAGATCCCGTTTAAAGATTACCAGTACAGCTATTATATCAAACCAATTAAGTAA
- a CDS encoding methionine synthase II (cobalamin-independent) (product_source=COG0620; cath_funfam=3.20.20.70; cleavage_site_network=SignalP-noTM; cog=COG0620; pfam=PF16499; superfamily=51445), with the protein MKFIKICLTLLLFAQISFAQESKLAVTPPMGWMSWNIMSENPNEKDIKEMADAMVASEMVKAGYQYIFLDDCWQGGRDNKNKIIADPKKFPAGIKALADYLHNKGMKLGIYSDAAPLTCGGYTASLNFEDQDAKTFASWGIDYLKYDYCNAPEDVETAKKRYGAIAQALRKSGREIVLGICEWGPREPWNWGAQVGGQSWRTTYDIRDKWNDVEGKGGVGIYNVVDKTAGLASFFWSR; encoded by the coding sequence ATGAAATTTATCAAAATCTGTTTAACCTTATTGTTGTTTGCTCAAATCAGCTTTGCACAGGAATCAAAATTAGCTGTAACACCGCCAATGGGCTGGATGAGCTGGAACATTATGTCCGAAAATCCGAACGAAAAAGATATTAAAGAAATGGCCGATGCAATGGTTGCCAGTGAGATGGTTAAAGCAGGCTACCAGTATATTTTTTTGGATGATTGTTGGCAAGGTGGCCGCGATAATAAAAACAAAATCATTGCCGATCCAAAGAAATTTCCCGCAGGTATTAAAGCCCTGGCCGATTACCTGCATAACAAAGGGATGAAATTGGGTATCTATTCTGATGCTGCTCCGTTAACCTGTGGTGGTTATACCGCAAGTTTAAATTTCGAAGATCAGGATGCTAAAACTTTTGCATCATGGGGGATAGATTATTTAAAATACGACTATTGCAATGCTCCAGAAGATGTTGAAACTGCAAAGAAACGATATGGTGCTATTGCCCAGGCGCTACGCAAATCGGGTAGAGAAATTGTATTGGGAATCTGCGAATGGGGTCCACGCGAACCATGGAACTGGGGTGCGCAGGTTGGCGGACAAAGCTGGCGCACTACTTACGATATCAGAGACAAATGGAATGATGTAGAAGGTAAGGGGGGAGTAGGTATTTACAATGTGGTAGATAAAACAGCCGGATTGGCAAGTTTTTTCTGGTCCAGGTAA
- a CDS encoding hypothetical protein (product_source=Hypo-rule applied; cath_funfam=2.60.40.1180; pfam=PF16499,PF17801; superfamily=51011): protein MLVAGLHGTKGPSSAFNGNGCTQAEYQSQMSLYSMLNSPLYASCDIRKMDNEAKTIFTNEEVIALNQDVLGKQAERKIKTDIWDVFVRPLANGDFAIAILNKSAAAQNAKINFTELGLTDNYEIRDLWQHKVIGKNNKWNGEVTAHETKVFRLKKV, encoded by the coding sequence ATGTTGGTTGCAGGTTTACACGGCACCAAAGGCCCTTCATCAGCTTTTAATGGTAATGGTTGTACCCAGGCTGAATATCAGAGTCAAATGAGTTTGTACAGTATGCTTAATTCGCCACTATATGCAAGCTGCGATATCCGTAAAATGGATAATGAGGCAAAGACCATTTTTACTAACGAAGAAGTAATTGCATTAAATCAGGATGTTTTGGGTAAACAGGCAGAAAGAAAAATCAAAACGGATATCTGGGATGTTTTTGTTCGTCCTTTAGCCAATGGCGATTTCGCTATAGCGATTTTAAATAAATCGGCAGCTGCCCAAAATGCAAAAATAAACTTTACCGAGTTAGGACTGACTGATAATTATGAGATCAGGGATTTATGGCAACATAAAGTAATTGGCAAAAATAATAAGTGGAATGGTGAGGTAACTGCTCACGAAACCAAGGTTTTCCGCCTAAAAAAAGTATAA
- a CDS encoding hypothetical protein (product_source=Hypo-rule applied; cleavage_site_network=SignalP-noTM; transmembrane_helix_parts=Inside_1_4,TMhelix_5_22,Outside_23_130), with protein sequence MKRRLFILTSIVLVMSLIWACTDRDEPMRNVDQTELERLYKDIEKSAQQFTCENAGEWKFTAIGSKACGGASGYIAYSVKIDESTFLKKVEQFTKLQADYNQKWGVYSDCALVIQPKGVTCDNGKPKFTY encoded by the coding sequence ATGAAACGGAGGCTATTTATCTTAACTTCAATTGTACTGGTAATGAGTTTGATATGGGCTTGTACCGATCGCGATGAACCCATGCGGAATGTTGATCAGACAGAATTAGAAAGACTATATAAAGACATCGAAAAATCAGCTCAGCAGTTTACCTGTGAAAATGCCGGCGAATGGAAATTCACCGCCATTGGATCTAAGGCCTGCGGAGGCGCATCAGGTTATATTGCTTATTCTGTCAAAATAGATGAAAGTACTTTTCTGAAGAAGGTTGAACAATTTACCAAACTACAAGCTGATTACAATCAAAAATGGGGTGTATATTCAGATTGTGCATTGGTAATACAGCCAAAAGGAGTAACCTGCGATAATGGGAAACCTAAATTTACTTATTAA
- a CDS encoding lysine N6-hydroxylase (product_source=KO:K03897; cath_funfam=3.50.50.60; cog=COG3486; ko=KO:K03897; pfam=PF13434; superfamily=51905; transmembrane_helix_parts=Inside_1_8,TMhelix_9_31,Outside_32_446), which produces MQNQKIYDIVGIGIGPFNLGLAALCAPISSLSTLFLDQASEFNWHPGMMLSDATLQVPFMADLVTMTDPTSPYSFLNYLKQTDRLYKFYIREDFFVLRKEYNAYCKWAINHLQNCHFGQKVISVNYVDGVYQVEKVDQSSGTSETIFTKKIVLGTGTAPKVPGFIRPAEHKNAIHSSAYLKFKSTLLKQKTISIIGSGQSAAEIFYDLLPETENGLKLKWFTRPDRFFPMEYSKLTLELTSPEYVDHFYNLSDAKRKQLLGKQNSLFKGINFELINQIFDKLYELSVDGEKINAELMPNCQLNNLTVNTDGKYQLDFYHTESEKDFAVDTDFVVLATGYKYNEPGFLSGINDRIARNADGLFQVHRNYAIDVSGNEIFVQNVELHTHGFVTPDLGMGAYRNASIINAILGFEIYPVEKRIAFQQFSVADETQENELFNAELQLSEG; this is translated from the coding sequence ATGCAGAATCAAAAAATATACGATATTGTAGGGATTGGTATAGGTCCGTTCAATCTGGGTTTAGCTGCATTATGCGCCCCTATCAGTAGCTTATCGACTTTATTTTTAGATCAGGCTAGCGAATTTAACTGGCACCCTGGCATGATGTTGAGCGATGCCACTTTACAGGTTCCTTTTATGGCTGATCTGGTTACCATGACCGATCCAACAAGTCCATACAGCTTTTTAAACTATCTTAAACAAACAGATCGCCTGTATAAATTCTATATCAGAGAAGATTTTTTTGTATTACGAAAGGAATATAATGCTTATTGTAAATGGGCAATTAATCATCTGCAAAACTGCCATTTCGGACAGAAAGTAATCAGTGTAAATTACGTTGATGGTGTTTATCAGGTAGAAAAAGTTGATCAATCAAGCGGAACCAGTGAAACCATTTTCACTAAAAAAATAGTACTCGGAACGGGAACTGCACCAAAAGTACCTGGTTTTATCAGGCCGGCTGAACATAAAAATGCCATACACTCTTCAGCATATTTAAAGTTTAAATCTACGCTGTTGAAGCAAAAAACAATATCGATTATTGGCTCAGGACAAAGTGCCGCCGAGATTTTTTACGATTTATTGCCTGAAACAGAAAATGGATTGAAATTAAAATGGTTTACGCGACCTGATCGCTTCTTCCCGATGGAGTATTCGAAATTAACATTGGAGCTCACCTCTCCCGAATATGTAGACCACTTTTATAATCTGAGTGATGCCAAACGCAAACAGCTTTTAGGAAAACAAAATTCGCTGTTTAAAGGCATAAACTTCGAACTGATTAACCAGATTTTTGATAAACTGTACGAATTGAGTGTTGATGGCGAGAAAATCAATGCCGAATTGATGCCCAATTGCCAGCTGAACAATTTAACAGTAAACACAGACGGCAAATATCAGCTCGATTTTTATCATACCGAAAGTGAAAAGGATTTTGCTGTTGATACTGATTTTGTGGTATTGGCAACTGGTTACAAGTATAATGAACCTGGTTTCTTATCAGGTATAAACGACCGCATTGCACGTAATGCCGATGGGCTTTTTCAGGTACACCGCAACTATGCTATTGATGTAAGCGGAAACGAAATCTTTGTTCAAAATGTTGAACTGCATACCCATGGTTTCGTAACACCTGACCTGGGCATGGGCGCTTATCGCAATGCATCCATTATCAATGCCATTTTAGGCTTCGAAATTTATCCGGTAGAAAAACGGATTGCTTTCCAGCAGTTTAGCGTAGCAGATGAAACACAGGAAAATGAATTGTTTAATGCCGAGCTTCAGTTATCTGAAGGTTAA